The genomic window tatatcTCTAATTCGGACCTGCAGGTTAAGATCTTTGGCACAACGGAGCATGGGATTTTAGCACAATTGTGACTGATATTCAAGTTTGGATCAGGCACCTTATTTTGACTGTCCCAATTCCCCCATTCTCTTATTTTGATGATTGTATTACTTGGGCTGCTTCTAATTCTGGAATCTATACCACTAAATCAGCCTATTTGTGGTTgatttttagatcaaaataacTTAATCGAGACCCTATATGGAACTGGATGTGGAGATTACATGCCCCAGATGAGATCAAAGTTTTAATCTGGCTAATCTTTCACAATTGTCTTCCCACAAACAAGCTACTGTTCAAGCGCAACATCATCTCAGACCCTCTTTGCAGTAGATGTTCATATATAGGAGATAGAGAAGAATATACATTGTTTAAGAGACTCTGTTTTTGCTAGACAAGCCTGGGCTTCTTTGGGAATCACGAACTGTCATGGCTTCTGGGGAGCAGACATCATCACATGGATCACAAATCTTGCAACAAGTGGCGTATCTGTTACTTTCCCTGCAGGATTGTGGTTTATATGGAGGCAGCCAGATATTATTACTACAGCGGGGATGTCTGGCTTTTGCGCCAGATTAGCTACCTAGCAGCTGATTTCCACGCAGCCCGGGAAACTACTGATTTTAGTGGTCTCATCAGGAACGGAGATGGTAGATGCTAGTGTGTTTCTCAGTTTTTGCAGGTTACAGTACAAACCTTCTTCCAGAACTACTGTCCCTTAAACATGGTTTTGCTGGTTGCATGGAATCAAGGttacaaaatttctttttgtaattcAGATTTCTTGGAAGAATTACGCCTAGTGTATGATGATCATACTCAGTTTCATCGTCTTGGAGCAGTTATTATGGACATCAAAGATATTTTAGTCAGGGGGGTTTTTATCCATACGTTAAGAGAAGCcaattcttttgttaaattgtgATACTAAAGAATTTAgggatcaaaatttaaaaaatatatattaaagaattaagggttaaattataaaaaatgaaagtttgaaatacaatatataataatttattaagaattcattttattttgtaatttattatttttattgaattgaatatgataattagtttttttattttcaggataCCTATAATaaccggttgagggagagatatggagACGATCCTTTGActcatccggaattcgatccggatttgtggatggagatTGGATCGTCTGATGGACCCAATAAAAAtagggtttacgggctctccaacactacgaccgagaacttgcgggcggcccgtagtgtttcaactgttgggagttcatggccttgcagcaacacacggctcagctcatcgaaaaatacgaccacctatcagcggCGTATGCACAACTCAAAACGGAGAATGCACAACAAAAGGTGAAGGATGCACAATGgtatgcacaacaaaaagcggagcaTGACCAGCTTCGTGAATttgtcatgaacatggcatcgcagagtggtgatacatgtgcgtCTCCTCCTTTTTGGCCATATAACAACCAGCCACCTCCTCCTTCTCCAGCTCtaccattatgttaatttgtaatgaatattatttaactttaatagttaatttaatattttttttaaacacattcagtttgtaatgaatattatttaactttatttcttttgtttttgatgtttaataaaaattttatttgcataattggtttttattaccattaatttatataattttatattatgtattctaaataatttttaaaaaacatatttaaaaataatcacagagggttttaccgacggaatatatccgtctgcatttgacagtagctgtcacactcaccgacaactttaccgacggacttaatccgtcggtattttacagtgTCTGCCACAATGACCGATGAATGTACAGACGGATATCTTCGGTCGGTATTCCAAACATTCACCGACAATTGTACCGATGGTTTTCATCTGTCGGTATGTCACATTATCACCGACGGGctaaatctgtcggtatatttcaagcggggaacttttttttttgcgcgcaatttccgtctgtaaaaccatcggcaaatgttttttttatttttccgaccgatatagcgacggactCTGGTATTACTGACAAAAGAAAAGTCAACGGACGTATTCCGTTGGTGAGGACGTCGGTAaataaattaccgatgaaatctTAATCacataccgacagaatatgtctatcggtaaaactgtgaaatcttgtggtgtaaattattaaaaatgaaagtttaaaatacaatatataataatttattaagaactcattttatatatatatatatatatatatatatatatataataatgagaAATACAATATCACAGGGTACAGATCTCTGAAATGCATGGTCGTTATTAGACTCGTTCCCATGGAAATTGTTCCCCACACCCATATATATAATAGTCAGTAGATTGCACTGCCCAGGGCATATCCTTTGTATTGTTCCCATTCCTCAAAGCTTTTCTACTatggacaaaaataaataaattatgttcaCGTTATGGAAGACAAAGAGAATCCAATTTTCATCCCTTATGATACGTAATGATGGAAcatgatttatcaattttatgttttaaataatagttttttttttcaaaacttatttttttttatgtctcttGAATTTAGATATTATGTCTGGGCCAACGCTAGTTCAACCAACCTAATATCTCTTGATCTCAATATCACAACCTGAATATCTTAGTTTTGGGAATTGTTTGGGCTCGGGCTTGCTCAAACCCAACACCTAATTCTTTGAAAAATTTACTCAACCCGGCTTTTTAGCTTggatttagagtgtgtttggcagtgtggtagcggttgtttttcaaatagctttttgtgccgaaatacatgccaatgatgtttttttattttttaaaaatcatttttgatatcagcacatcaaaacaatccaaaagtcaattttaacaaaaaaaaaataatcaaaatttgataaaaCGCAGTTACAAACGGTCTCTTAAAGTGTTAGAAGGCTCTTAGTATCTTAACCTTAGGGAAAGGAAAATGTATATTCCTTAATCTATTGCATATAATACAAAAGACTTGCTCAACAAGTTTATACCTAGCCTATACCTTAATGTATATAAAGTCTATTGTGACTTATCATTTCTTCATCCTATTATAACAAATGTGTgagatatatttgtttttcattaatatttatataagagatatttatttcttattaatacatatataaaagatatttatttttcactgaTGTTTCAAGAAAGTAATGATTTTTCAGCCCTCTCATTCAAGTAAGAGGATAAGATTCATGAGATATAAATACCACATAAATCATCCGGGTTAAATGGTTCATAATTGTTTCcattctcaatatatatatatacataacactatttttttttgacacatTTATTACTCTCTACAAAGATATAACCTTAAATATACGAGGGTTAAGAAACTGTTTTGCATTTACTAGAATTCTTACATCAGATTAGCACCTTCATTTGCTATGGAGAATGTATCTTAATTATAGCatgaaaacttaattaaacctttcATCGGTACATGGAAAAAACTTGTGATCATATGTATTTCTCTGTACAATTGCATTCCAAAAGCAGATATGCTAACTATACAAGAAGATCTGTAATCTCCTAGTTAACAAACCCTCTTAAAATCTTCTATTACATCCTATCccataaagaaaaaatacagatccatgcattttctttcttcatgcAACAGGTCCATGATTGATACTTCTTCCTGGAGAGTCCAAGCTAGCTCAGAGTAGTGCACCTCGATCTACTCTTCATAATCAAGGAGATGGATTCTTTTCAGATCATCTCTTCGATCTCCATCTTGTGTTAACAGTACTTGCATATGAGGCTTTACACAGCGCAACCCAGGCCTCTAGCCTCCGACTCTTTCATGATTCTTAGCCTCTTGCATGAATTGATGAACATTCtgtatttagagaaaaaaatatttgtaagttTAAGTAAACGAGATattggaataattaattaactaattaatcaCTGGTGCAATTAATTTAAGAGCGACAGAAGAGGAACTTACTCCCATGGAACATCTCCAACCAACATCCAATCGCCATCTTTATCTTCATATGTTGGTACATATTCGGATCCATTATAGCCTTCCCTTTCAGAATACTCAcctgaaaaaaaatgtatttaatttaatttaatttcacacACTTATAGctctcattaattaaactaatttcttCACAATGTTTTGTTAGTTAATTTTAAGGGGGAAAAAAGGGTGCTCACCAACTTTGAATTTGAACATTTCTTCTACGACCTCGAGGAGCTCTGGATATCCTTTGTAGACCTTCAAATCAATCTTTCTAAGATAAGGAGCACCATCCATGCTAACTTTCACGTATAGTCCAGCAGCTTCAGCCTCTAGTTTCCTTGCTTGGAGACAGTTTTTCCTGTAAGATCTTATTGGTGGCCACCCTACCACTTGTGTCCTATAAAATCACACAGATCCACCCTATAATTAGTCCATTATTCAAAACCATGCATGCACAACCCTAAAACATCTTACCATCACCAAATTAAACCCCTAAAAATCCAGACTAGAAGGGATAAACAAGAGCATACATAGCTAGCTGACATGTTTTGATACATTTCATCTAGACCTGTGGTGTTTTCTCATATTGAAGTACAGAAGCTGGCAACTTACTTGGTGGGTGGAGCAGTTTCCTGTTCATGgctttttttgtcatttgaagACACGCTAGAACTTTCCCTTCTTCCTGCAGAGTCTTCATTCATGTCAGGCAATGATCTTTTGTTGCTCTTGGTAACATTTGAGTTAGGTGTTTGCTTCTCCAACTGTTCTGTGGCAGTGCCCGGTAGGCCTAATCTGAGCTCTGTCGCCTCAAGGTTAAGATCTCTCTCAAATTccattcttctcttttctttgttcaaCGATCTTTGGATGTAAACTGAAGCTTGTTCCTCTTCCGAAATGGTAGCAAATTCAACCTTCAGTATTTCCTGTGTTGTTGTAATTGCACTTGAGAGGGTTGAAGGAAATGCATATGTATTTTATAGATGCAAGTTGACCAACGAAATTGAAAGCAAAGGACAGTATTGTTTGGGggaatgaaaaacaatattatct from Populus trichocarpa isolate Nisqually-1 chromosome 5, P.trichocarpa_v4.1, whole genome shotgun sequence includes these protein-coding regions:
- the LOC18098972 gene encoding auxin-induced protein 22B, which gives rise to MEFERDLNLEATELRLGLPGTATEQLEKQTPNSNVTKSNKRSLPDMNEDSAGRRESSSVSSNDKKSHEQETAPPTKTQVVGWPPIRSYRKNCLQARKLEAEAAGLYVKVSMDGAPYLRKIDLKVYKGYPELLEVVEEMFKFKVGEYSEREGYNGSEYVPTYEDKDGDWMLVGDVPWEMFINSCKRLRIMKESEARGLGCAV